A window from Solea senegalensis isolate Sse05_10M linkage group LG15, IFAPA_SoseM_1, whole genome shotgun sequence encodes these proteins:
- the golga7bb gene encoding golgin subfamily A member 7B, whose protein sequence is MATEFHNLQELRHSATLVTKVFIQRDYCEGTVCRFQTKFPSELDNRIERTLLEETVKTLNSCYAEAEKIGGQSYLEGCLACATAYIVFLCMETRYEKVLRKISGYVQEQNEKIYAPRGLLLTDPIERGMRVLEISVYEDRGSGSSSPSSSMSSAGSSAR, encoded by the exons ATGGCGACAGAG TTCCACAACCTCCAGGAGCTGAGGCACAGTGCAACGCTGGTAACAAAGGTGTTTATTCAGAGGGATTACTGCGAAGGGACCGTCTGCCGCTTCCAGACCAAGTTCCCCTCGGAGCTCGACAACAGG ATTGAGCGAACCTTGCTCGAGGAGACGGTGAAGACCCTGAACTCTTGTTATGCCGAGGCCGAGAAAATTGGAGGTCAGTCGTACCTGGAGGGATGTCTGGCCTGTGCAACGGCTTACATCGTCTTCCTCTGCATGGAGACACGCTACGAGAAG GTGCTGAGGAAGATATCAGGCTACGTCCAAGAGCAGAATGAGAAGATCTACGCTCCTCGAGGTCTGCTGCTCACAGACCCCATAGAGAGAGGAATGAGGGTC CTggagatcagtgtttatgaagACCGGGGCTCGGGCAGCTCCAgtcccagcagcagcatgtcGTCAGCAGGCAGCAGTGCCCGATGA